In Astyanax mexicanus isolate ESR-SI-001 chromosome 5, AstMex3_surface, whole genome shotgun sequence, a single window of DNA contains:
- the ddr2a gene encoding discoidin domain-containing receptor 2 isoform X1, whose protein sequence is MKAWSLKEMNHLWKMPFPLPLLLYLLGTAKSQVNPSVCRSPLGMSGGQILDEDISASSQWSDSTAAKYGRLDCEEGDGAWCPEIPGEPENMKEFLQIDLRSLHFITLVGTQGRHAGGIGNEFAQTYKIKYSRDGSRWISWRNRHGKQVIEGNRNAYDVVLQDLQPPIIARFVRFMPVIDHSMNVCMRVELYGCEWLDGLVSYNAPLGQKMILHSQPIYLNDSVYDGAMSYSMTEGLGQLTDGMCGLDDFTFSHVYNVWPGYDYVGWTNESFPNGYVEIMFEFDRTRNFTTMKVHCNNMFSQRVKTFQKVVCYFRSESDWEPTPVSFSPVVDDVNPSARFVTVSLNNHMASAIKCQYYFSDMWMMFSEITFQSDTAMYNTTLIPPKSGPPTSTQPGDNPIHKVDDSNTRILIGCLVAIIFILVAIIVIILWRQVWQKMLEKVSRRMLDDELTASLSIQSETFTYNNNNNPSSAPSEQESNSTYERIFPLGPDYQEPSRLVRKLPEFSQTSEDTASTCTASKSPQSSAQEGVPHYAEADIVNLQGVTGGNTYAVPALTMDLLSGKDIAVEEFPRKLLTFKEKLGEGQFGEVHLCEAEDMEDYMDEDFSFDVSDNQTVLVAVKMLRADANKNARNDFLKEIKIMSRLKDPNIIRLLAVCMSSDPLCMITEYMENGDLNQFLSRHEPEGMIALLSNAPTVSYNNLHHMATQIASGMKYLSSLNFVHRDLATRNCLVGKNYTIKIADFGMSRNLYSGDYYRIQGRAVLPIRWMSWESILLGKFTTASDVWAFGVTLWETLTFCKEQPYSQLSDEQVIENTGEFFRDQRRQIYLPQPPLCPDPAYKLMLSCWNRNAKERPSFQEIHQVLLECKP, encoded by the exons ATGAAGGCCTGGTCTTTAAAGGAGATGAACCACCTTTGGAAGATGCCCTTTCCATTACCACTTCTGCTTTACCTGTTAGGGACTGCAAAATCCCAAGTGAATCCAA GTGTTTGTCGATCCCCTCTTGGCATGTCCGGAGGGCAGATTTTAGATGAAGACATTTCAGCTTCAAGTCAGTGGTCTGATTCAACAGCAGCAAAATATGGCAG GCTGGACTGTGAAGAGGGGGATGGTGCGTGGTGTCCGGAGATCCCTGGAGAACCAGAGAATATGAAGGAGTTTCTGCAGATAGATCTTCGCTCCCTGCACTTCATCACTCTGGTGGGCACTCAGGGACGCCACGCGGGAGGCATCGGGAATGAGTTTGCCCAGACCTATAAAATCAAATACAGCCGGGATGGAAGCCGCTGGATCTCCTGGCGCAACCGTCATGGAAAGCAG GTAATCGAGGGGAACAGAAATGCCTATGACGTTGTTCTGCAAGACCTGCAGCCGCCAATCATTGCACGCTTTGTGCGCTTCATGCCTGTAATCGACCACTCCATGAATGTGTGTATGCGCGTGGAGCTTTACGGATGTGAATGGCTAG atgGATTGGTGTCATACAATGCTCCACTGGGCCAGAAAATGATCCTCCACAGTCAGCCCATTTACCTCAATGACTCTGTATATGATGGTGCCATGAGTTacag TATGACAGAAGGGTTGGGGCAGTTGACGGATGGTATGTGTGGTCTGGACGATTTCACTTTCAGTCATGTCTACAACGTGTGGCCTGGCTATGACTATGTGGGCTGGACTAACGAGAGCTTCCCCAATGGATATGTAGAGATCATGTTTGAGTTCGACCGAACCCGCAATTTCACCACCATGAAG GTCCACTGCAATAACATGTTCTCTCAGAGAGTGAAGACCTTCCAGAAAGTGGTGTGTTATTTTCGTTCAGAGTCAGACTGGGAACCCACCCCTGTGTCATTCAGCCCTGTGGTGGACGATGTGAACCCCAGTGCTCGCTTTGTCACCGTCTCCCTCAACAACCACATGGCTAGTGCCATCAAGTGCCAGTATTACTTTTCTGACATGTGGATGATGTTCAGTGAAATCACTTTCCAGTCAG ATACGGCCATGTACAACACAACCCTCATCCCCCCGAAGTCGGGCCCTCCAACCAGCACTCAGCCAG GGGATAATCCCATTCACAAAGTAGATGACAGCAACACTCgtattctgattggctgtttggtAGCCATCATCTTCATCTTGGTGGCCATCATTGTCATCATACTCTGGAGACAAGTCTGGCAGAAGATGTTGGAGAAG GTATCTCGGAGGATGCTGGACGATGAACTAACTGCTAGTCTGTCAATACAGAGCGAGACCTTCAcctataacaacaacaacaaccccTCTTCAGCACCCAGTGAGCAGGAGTCCAACTCCACCTACGAACGCATCTTTCCCCTTGGCCCAGACTACCAGGAGCCCTCCCGCCTGGTCCGCAAACTGCCTGAGTTCTCACAGACATCAGAAGACACTG CATCGACCTGCACAGCCTCCAAGTCTCCTCAGAGCAGTGCTCAAGAGGGTGTCCCCCATTATGCTGAAGCAGACATTGTCAACTTGCAAGGCGTAACCGGGGGCAACACCTATGCTGTGCCGGCCCTCACCATGGATCTGCTGTCAGGAAAGGACATAGCCGTGGAGGAGTTTCCAAGGAAACTGCTGACCTTTAAAGAGAAGTTGGGGGAGGGGCAGTTTGGAGAG GTTCATCTGTGCGAGGCAGAAGATATGGAGGACTACATGGATGAAGATTTTTCCTTTGATGTCAGTGACAACCAGACAGTACTTGTGGCTGTGAAAATGTTAAGAGCTGATGCAAATAAAAATGCCAG GAATGATTTTCTGAAAGAGATAAAAATCATGTCGCGATTAAAAGATCCCAACATTATTCGGCTGCTGGCAGTGTGCATGAGCTCAGACCCTCTCTGTATGATCACTGAGTACATGGAGAATGGGGACCTCAACCAGTTCCTGTCCCGCCATGAACCGGAGGGCATGATCGCCCTGCTCAGCAACGCACCAACAGTCAG CTACAATAACCTCCATCACATGGCCACCCAAATCGCTTCAGGCATGAAGTACCTCTCCTCACTCAACTTTGTGCATCGAGACCTTGCCACTCGCAACTGCCTGGTTGGCAAAAACTACACTATCAAGATTGCAGACTTTGGCATGAGCAGGAACCTGTACAGTGGAGATTATTACCGCATTCAGGGCAGAGCCGTGCTGCCCATTCGCTGGATGTCCTGGGAAAGCATCCTGCTG GGTAAATTTACCACAGCCAGTGATGTGTGGGCATTTGGCGTGACTCTCTGGGAGACACTGACGTTCTGCAAGGAGCAGCCCTACTCTCAGCTCTCGGATGAGCAGGTCATCGAAAACACAGGGGAGTTCTTCCGGGACCAGAGGCGACAG ATCTACCTGCCGCAGCCACCATTGTGTCCTGACCCCGCCTACAAGCTCATGTTGAGTTGCTGGAACAGGAATGCCAAAGAAAGACCGTCTTTCCAAGAGATCCATCAAGTACTGCTGGAGTGCAAACCTTAG
- the ddr2a gene encoding discoidin domain-containing receptor 2 isoform X3: MKAWSLKEMNHLWKMPFPLPLLLYLLGTAKSQVNPSVCRSPLGMSGGQILDEDISASSQWSDSTAAKYGRLDCEEGDGAWCPEIPGEPENMKEFLQIDLRSLHFITLVGTQGRHAGGIGNEFAQTYKIKYSRDGSRWISWRNRHGKQVIEGNRNAYDVVLQDLQPPIIARFVRFMPVIDHSMNVCMRVELYGCEWLDGLVSYNAPLGQKMILHSQPIYLNDSVYDGAMSYSMTEGLGQLTDGMCGLDDFTFSHVYNVWPGYDYVGWTNESFPNGYVEIMFEFDRTRNFTTMKVHCNNMFSQRVKTFQKVVCYFRSESDWEPTPVSFSPVVDDVNPSARFVTVSLNNHMASAIKCQYYFSDMWMMFSEITFQSDTAMYNTTLIPPKSGPPTSTQPGDNPIHKVDDSNTRILIGCLVAIIFILVAIIVIILWRQVWQKMLEKSETFTYNNNNNPSSAPSEQESNSTYERIFPLGPDYQEPSRLVRKLPEFSQTSEDTASTCTASKSPQSSAQEGVPHYAEADIVNLQGVTGGNTYAVPALTMDLLSGKDIAVEEFPRKLLTFKEKLGEGQFGEVHLCEAEDMEDYMDEDFSFDVSDNQTVLVAVKMLRADANKNARNDFLKEIKIMSRLKDPNIIRLLAVCMSSDPLCMITEYMENGDLNQFLSRHEPEGMIALLSNAPTVSYNNLHHMATQIASGMKYLSSLNFVHRDLATRNCLVGKNYTIKIADFGMSRNLYSGDYYRIQGRAVLPIRWMSWESILLGKFTTASDVWAFGVTLWETLTFCKEQPYSQLSDEQVIENTGEFFRDQRRQIYLPQPPLCPDPAYKLMLSCWNRNAKERPSFQEIHQVLLECKP, encoded by the exons ATGAAGGCCTGGTCTTTAAAGGAGATGAACCACCTTTGGAAGATGCCCTTTCCATTACCACTTCTGCTTTACCTGTTAGGGACTGCAAAATCCCAAGTGAATCCAA GTGTTTGTCGATCCCCTCTTGGCATGTCCGGAGGGCAGATTTTAGATGAAGACATTTCAGCTTCAAGTCAGTGGTCTGATTCAACAGCAGCAAAATATGGCAG GCTGGACTGTGAAGAGGGGGATGGTGCGTGGTGTCCGGAGATCCCTGGAGAACCAGAGAATATGAAGGAGTTTCTGCAGATAGATCTTCGCTCCCTGCACTTCATCACTCTGGTGGGCACTCAGGGACGCCACGCGGGAGGCATCGGGAATGAGTTTGCCCAGACCTATAAAATCAAATACAGCCGGGATGGAAGCCGCTGGATCTCCTGGCGCAACCGTCATGGAAAGCAG GTAATCGAGGGGAACAGAAATGCCTATGACGTTGTTCTGCAAGACCTGCAGCCGCCAATCATTGCACGCTTTGTGCGCTTCATGCCTGTAATCGACCACTCCATGAATGTGTGTATGCGCGTGGAGCTTTACGGATGTGAATGGCTAG atgGATTGGTGTCATACAATGCTCCACTGGGCCAGAAAATGATCCTCCACAGTCAGCCCATTTACCTCAATGACTCTGTATATGATGGTGCCATGAGTTacag TATGACAGAAGGGTTGGGGCAGTTGACGGATGGTATGTGTGGTCTGGACGATTTCACTTTCAGTCATGTCTACAACGTGTGGCCTGGCTATGACTATGTGGGCTGGACTAACGAGAGCTTCCCCAATGGATATGTAGAGATCATGTTTGAGTTCGACCGAACCCGCAATTTCACCACCATGAAG GTCCACTGCAATAACATGTTCTCTCAGAGAGTGAAGACCTTCCAGAAAGTGGTGTGTTATTTTCGTTCAGAGTCAGACTGGGAACCCACCCCTGTGTCATTCAGCCCTGTGGTGGACGATGTGAACCCCAGTGCTCGCTTTGTCACCGTCTCCCTCAACAACCACATGGCTAGTGCCATCAAGTGCCAGTATTACTTTTCTGACATGTGGATGATGTTCAGTGAAATCACTTTCCAGTCAG ATACGGCCATGTACAACACAACCCTCATCCCCCCGAAGTCGGGCCCTCCAACCAGCACTCAGCCAG GGGATAATCCCATTCACAAAGTAGATGACAGCAACACTCgtattctgattggctgtttggtAGCCATCATCTTCATCTTGGTGGCCATCATTGTCATCATACTCTGGAGACAAGTCTGGCAGAAGATGTTGGAGAAG AGCGAGACCTTCAcctataacaacaacaacaaccccTCTTCAGCACCCAGTGAGCAGGAGTCCAACTCCACCTACGAACGCATCTTTCCCCTTGGCCCAGACTACCAGGAGCCCTCCCGCCTGGTCCGCAAACTGCCTGAGTTCTCACAGACATCAGAAGACACTG CATCGACCTGCACAGCCTCCAAGTCTCCTCAGAGCAGTGCTCAAGAGGGTGTCCCCCATTATGCTGAAGCAGACATTGTCAACTTGCAAGGCGTAACCGGGGGCAACACCTATGCTGTGCCGGCCCTCACCATGGATCTGCTGTCAGGAAAGGACATAGCCGTGGAGGAGTTTCCAAGGAAACTGCTGACCTTTAAAGAGAAGTTGGGGGAGGGGCAGTTTGGAGAG GTTCATCTGTGCGAGGCAGAAGATATGGAGGACTACATGGATGAAGATTTTTCCTTTGATGTCAGTGACAACCAGACAGTACTTGTGGCTGTGAAAATGTTAAGAGCTGATGCAAATAAAAATGCCAG GAATGATTTTCTGAAAGAGATAAAAATCATGTCGCGATTAAAAGATCCCAACATTATTCGGCTGCTGGCAGTGTGCATGAGCTCAGACCCTCTCTGTATGATCACTGAGTACATGGAGAATGGGGACCTCAACCAGTTCCTGTCCCGCCATGAACCGGAGGGCATGATCGCCCTGCTCAGCAACGCACCAACAGTCAG CTACAATAACCTCCATCACATGGCCACCCAAATCGCTTCAGGCATGAAGTACCTCTCCTCACTCAACTTTGTGCATCGAGACCTTGCCACTCGCAACTGCCTGGTTGGCAAAAACTACACTATCAAGATTGCAGACTTTGGCATGAGCAGGAACCTGTACAGTGGAGATTATTACCGCATTCAGGGCAGAGCCGTGCTGCCCATTCGCTGGATGTCCTGGGAAAGCATCCTGCTG GGTAAATTTACCACAGCCAGTGATGTGTGGGCATTTGGCGTGACTCTCTGGGAGACACTGACGTTCTGCAAGGAGCAGCCCTACTCTCAGCTCTCGGATGAGCAGGTCATCGAAAACACAGGGGAGTTCTTCCGGGACCAGAGGCGACAG ATCTACCTGCCGCAGCCACCATTGTGTCCTGACCCCGCCTACAAGCTCATGTTGAGTTGCTGGAACAGGAATGCCAAAGAAAGACCGTCTTTCCAAGAGATCCATCAAGTACTGCTGGAGTGCAAACCTTAG
- the ddr2a gene encoding discoidin domain-containing receptor 2 isoform X2, which produces MKAWSLKEMNHLWKMPFPLPLLLYLLGTAKSQVNPSVCRSPLGMSGGQILDEDISASSQWSDSTAAKYGRLDCEEGDGAWCPEIPGEPENMKEFLQIDLRSLHFITLVGTQGRHAGGIGNEFAQTYKIKYSRDGSRWISWRNRHGKQVIEGNRNAYDVVLQDLQPPIIARFVRFMPVIDHSMNVCMRVELYGCEWLDGLVSYNAPLGQKMILHSQPIYLNDSVYDGAMSYSMTEGLGQLTDGMCGLDDFTFSHVYNVWPGYDYVGWTNESFPNGYVEIMFEFDRTRNFTTMKVHCNNMFSQRVKTFQKVVCYFRSESDWEPTPVSFSPVVDDVNPSARFVTVSLNNHMASAIKCQYYFSDMWMMFSEITFQSDTAMYNTTLIPPKSGPPTSTQPDDSNTRILIGCLVAIIFILVAIIVIILWRQVWQKMLEKVSRRMLDDELTASLSIQSETFTYNNNNNPSSAPSEQESNSTYERIFPLGPDYQEPSRLVRKLPEFSQTSEDTASTCTASKSPQSSAQEGVPHYAEADIVNLQGVTGGNTYAVPALTMDLLSGKDIAVEEFPRKLLTFKEKLGEGQFGEVHLCEAEDMEDYMDEDFSFDVSDNQTVLVAVKMLRADANKNARNDFLKEIKIMSRLKDPNIIRLLAVCMSSDPLCMITEYMENGDLNQFLSRHEPEGMIALLSNAPTVSYNNLHHMATQIASGMKYLSSLNFVHRDLATRNCLVGKNYTIKIADFGMSRNLYSGDYYRIQGRAVLPIRWMSWESILLGKFTTASDVWAFGVTLWETLTFCKEQPYSQLSDEQVIENTGEFFRDQRRQIYLPQPPLCPDPAYKLMLSCWNRNAKERPSFQEIHQVLLECKP; this is translated from the exons ATGAAGGCCTGGTCTTTAAAGGAGATGAACCACCTTTGGAAGATGCCCTTTCCATTACCACTTCTGCTTTACCTGTTAGGGACTGCAAAATCCCAAGTGAATCCAA GTGTTTGTCGATCCCCTCTTGGCATGTCCGGAGGGCAGATTTTAGATGAAGACATTTCAGCTTCAAGTCAGTGGTCTGATTCAACAGCAGCAAAATATGGCAG GCTGGACTGTGAAGAGGGGGATGGTGCGTGGTGTCCGGAGATCCCTGGAGAACCAGAGAATATGAAGGAGTTTCTGCAGATAGATCTTCGCTCCCTGCACTTCATCACTCTGGTGGGCACTCAGGGACGCCACGCGGGAGGCATCGGGAATGAGTTTGCCCAGACCTATAAAATCAAATACAGCCGGGATGGAAGCCGCTGGATCTCCTGGCGCAACCGTCATGGAAAGCAG GTAATCGAGGGGAACAGAAATGCCTATGACGTTGTTCTGCAAGACCTGCAGCCGCCAATCATTGCACGCTTTGTGCGCTTCATGCCTGTAATCGACCACTCCATGAATGTGTGTATGCGCGTGGAGCTTTACGGATGTGAATGGCTAG atgGATTGGTGTCATACAATGCTCCACTGGGCCAGAAAATGATCCTCCACAGTCAGCCCATTTACCTCAATGACTCTGTATATGATGGTGCCATGAGTTacag TATGACAGAAGGGTTGGGGCAGTTGACGGATGGTATGTGTGGTCTGGACGATTTCACTTTCAGTCATGTCTACAACGTGTGGCCTGGCTATGACTATGTGGGCTGGACTAACGAGAGCTTCCCCAATGGATATGTAGAGATCATGTTTGAGTTCGACCGAACCCGCAATTTCACCACCATGAAG GTCCACTGCAATAACATGTTCTCTCAGAGAGTGAAGACCTTCCAGAAAGTGGTGTGTTATTTTCGTTCAGAGTCAGACTGGGAACCCACCCCTGTGTCATTCAGCCCTGTGGTGGACGATGTGAACCCCAGTGCTCGCTTTGTCACCGTCTCCCTCAACAACCACATGGCTAGTGCCATCAAGTGCCAGTATTACTTTTCTGACATGTGGATGATGTTCAGTGAAATCACTTTCCAGTCAG ATACGGCCATGTACAACACAACCCTCATCCCCCCGAAGTCGGGCCCTCCAACCAGCACTCAGCCAG ATGACAGCAACACTCgtattctgattggctgtttggtAGCCATCATCTTCATCTTGGTGGCCATCATTGTCATCATACTCTGGAGACAAGTCTGGCAGAAGATGTTGGAGAAG GTATCTCGGAGGATGCTGGACGATGAACTAACTGCTAGTCTGTCAATACAGAGCGAGACCTTCAcctataacaacaacaacaaccccTCTTCAGCACCCAGTGAGCAGGAGTCCAACTCCACCTACGAACGCATCTTTCCCCTTGGCCCAGACTACCAGGAGCCCTCCCGCCTGGTCCGCAAACTGCCTGAGTTCTCACAGACATCAGAAGACACTG CATCGACCTGCACAGCCTCCAAGTCTCCTCAGAGCAGTGCTCAAGAGGGTGTCCCCCATTATGCTGAAGCAGACATTGTCAACTTGCAAGGCGTAACCGGGGGCAACACCTATGCTGTGCCGGCCCTCACCATGGATCTGCTGTCAGGAAAGGACATAGCCGTGGAGGAGTTTCCAAGGAAACTGCTGACCTTTAAAGAGAAGTTGGGGGAGGGGCAGTTTGGAGAG GTTCATCTGTGCGAGGCAGAAGATATGGAGGACTACATGGATGAAGATTTTTCCTTTGATGTCAGTGACAACCAGACAGTACTTGTGGCTGTGAAAATGTTAAGAGCTGATGCAAATAAAAATGCCAG GAATGATTTTCTGAAAGAGATAAAAATCATGTCGCGATTAAAAGATCCCAACATTATTCGGCTGCTGGCAGTGTGCATGAGCTCAGACCCTCTCTGTATGATCACTGAGTACATGGAGAATGGGGACCTCAACCAGTTCCTGTCCCGCCATGAACCGGAGGGCATGATCGCCCTGCTCAGCAACGCACCAACAGTCAG CTACAATAACCTCCATCACATGGCCACCCAAATCGCTTCAGGCATGAAGTACCTCTCCTCACTCAACTTTGTGCATCGAGACCTTGCCACTCGCAACTGCCTGGTTGGCAAAAACTACACTATCAAGATTGCAGACTTTGGCATGAGCAGGAACCTGTACAGTGGAGATTATTACCGCATTCAGGGCAGAGCCGTGCTGCCCATTCGCTGGATGTCCTGGGAAAGCATCCTGCTG GGTAAATTTACCACAGCCAGTGATGTGTGGGCATTTGGCGTGACTCTCTGGGAGACACTGACGTTCTGCAAGGAGCAGCCCTACTCTCAGCTCTCGGATGAGCAGGTCATCGAAAACACAGGGGAGTTCTTCCGGGACCAGAGGCGACAG ATCTACCTGCCGCAGCCACCATTGTGTCCTGACCCCGCCTACAAGCTCATGTTGAGTTGCTGGAACAGGAATGCCAAAGAAAGACCGTCTTTCCAAGAGATCCATCAAGTACTGCTGGAGTGCAAACCTTAG